The Burkholderia ambifaria AMMD genome has a segment encoding these proteins:
- a CDS encoding LysR family transcriptional regulator has translation MKLSFEVLEALDAIDRAGTFAEAAVLIHRVPSALSYLVQKAESDLGVILFDRSGRRAQLTEAGRLLVEDGRRLLQAGRELESKVRGVHAGWEAELRLCLDEILPLPSLWPHVRAFYDMELTTRLRLSTEVLGGVWDALVTGRADIAIGAAGEPPHAPNIAARPIGLLRHVFVVAPHHPLAAVEQPLDSDTISSHRGVIISDTSRALEPRSVAIHDGQPVIIVPTLAAKLDLLCEGMAVGMLPAPVVEEAIRQGKLVERRVIGVRDHTTCYLGWREDKTGRALKWWINRLDQIDLISTLFSTRGVAA, from the coding sequence TTGAAGTTGTCGTTTGAAGTTCTGGAGGCGCTCGATGCGATAGACCGCGCGGGCACGTTCGCGGAGGCAGCCGTGCTGATTCATCGCGTACCGTCTGCACTGTCCTACCTGGTGCAAAAGGCAGAGAGCGATCTCGGCGTGATCCTGTTCGATCGCAGCGGGCGGCGTGCGCAGTTGACCGAGGCGGGACGACTGCTCGTAGAGGATGGTCGTCGTCTGCTCCAGGCGGGGCGGGAGCTGGAGAGCAAGGTCCGGGGCGTCCACGCGGGTTGGGAGGCCGAACTCAGACTGTGCCTCGACGAGATTCTGCCGCTCCCGTCGTTGTGGCCGCACGTGCGCGCCTTCTATGACATGGAGCTGACCACACGGCTACGTCTATCGACCGAAGTGCTCGGTGGCGTATGGGACGCGCTCGTGACGGGGCGCGCGGATATCGCGATCGGTGCCGCAGGGGAGCCGCCACACGCGCCGAACATCGCGGCAAGGCCGATCGGCCTGTTGCGCCATGTTTTCGTCGTAGCGCCGCATCACCCGCTCGCCGCTGTCGAACAACCGCTCGACAGCGATACCATTTCAAGTCATCGCGGCGTCATCATCAGCGACACGTCGCGCGCCCTCGAGCCCCGATCGGTGGCGATTCATGACGGACAACCGGTCATCATCGTGCCGACGCTGGCCGCCAAACTCGACCTCCTTTGCGAAGGCATGGCCGTCGGCATGCTGCCCGCGCCCGTCGTCGAGGAGGCGATCCGTCAGGGAAAGCTCGTCGAACGGCGCGTAATCGGCGTGCGGGACCATACAACCTGCTACCTCGGCTGGCGTGAGGACAAGACCGGACGCGCATTGAAATGGTGGATCAACCGACTGGATCAGATCGATCTGATATCCACGCTGTTCAGCACGCGCGGCGTCGCGGCCTGA
- a CDS encoding HdeD family acid-resistance protein: MVRLVLLLLGIEYLRTRWRGLTVLGWLWVVAGVGIFIDALDGALHFPIELFAWLFLIEGLATLAVAGSGVGGQRILRYVKGIAVVVAAGLVFAGHHHGHFLLSMIFGTLFLVDGLLQCTSAWMVRYRRWNVAFAWGVVEILLAIFFYQPYPTHYAGTVPYCLGLLLMFGGMHMLSLAARVRRLTRNPAFVTSPAPAIVPDIDTAPDVPRFTQSEWDGPPADHERALTVHVWTPTGTSKAEAQRYPVIDRYIAAVDVNGVISTGHAALESPEGIYISLYPAVEIDRSPDEFTRLLRATRENDVPGLFQPDYATESKAWCPSTVRVRIRNYDPAKLDAFWSSYRQTVTYNLTHRNCSSTVSNALEAALDGAVWRLKGERAGWGAFVRLLLTPELWVAAQIRKRAVTMAWTPGLTLDYARALSMLADPRPFAWWKVARSAVTAIIASRRAWREQDSAALSPGGSEAASAK; this comes from the coding sequence ATGGTACGACTGGTCTTGCTGCTGCTGGGCATCGAATATCTGCGAACGCGCTGGCGCGGGCTGACCGTGCTGGGCTGGCTGTGGGTCGTCGCGGGCGTCGGCATCTTCATCGACGCGCTCGACGGCGCGCTGCATTTTCCGATCGAACTGTTCGCGTGGCTGTTCCTGATCGAGGGGCTCGCGACGCTCGCGGTGGCCGGCAGCGGCGTCGGCGGGCAGCGCATCCTGCGCTACGTGAAGGGCATCGCGGTCGTGGTGGCCGCCGGGCTCGTGTTCGCGGGCCATCATCACGGCCACTTCCTGCTGTCGATGATCTTCGGCACGCTGTTCCTCGTCGACGGGCTGCTGCAATGCACGTCCGCATGGATGGTGCGTTACCGGCGCTGGAACGTCGCATTCGCATGGGGCGTCGTCGAAATCCTGCTCGCGATCTTCTTCTATCAGCCGTACCCGACTCACTATGCGGGCACCGTGCCGTACTGCCTCGGCCTGCTGCTGATGTTCGGCGGAATGCACATGCTGAGCCTCGCCGCGCGCGTGCGGCGGCTCACGCGCAACCCCGCGTTCGTGACGTCGCCGGCGCCCGCGATCGTGCCCGACATCGACACGGCGCCCGACGTCCCGCGCTTCACGCAATCCGAATGGGACGGCCCGCCGGCCGACCACGAGCGCGCGCTCACCGTGCACGTGTGGACGCCCACCGGCACGTCGAAGGCCGAAGCGCAGCGCTACCCGGTGATCGACCGCTACATCGCGGCGGTGGACGTCAACGGCGTGATCTCGACCGGCCATGCGGCGCTGGAGTCGCCCGAGGGCATCTACATCAGCCTGTATCCGGCCGTCGAGATCGATCGTTCTCCGGACGAATTCACGCGGCTGCTGCGCGCGACACGCGAGAACGACGTGCCCGGATTGTTTCAGCCCGACTATGCGACCGAATCGAAGGCGTGGTGTCCGTCGACCGTGCGCGTGCGGATCCGCAACTATGATCCGGCGAAGCTGGACGCCTTCTGGTCGTCGTACCGGCAGACCGTGACGTACAACCTCACGCACCGCAACTGCTCGAGCACCGTGTCGAACGCGCTCGAGGCGGCACTCGACGGCGCGGTGTGGCGGCTCAAGGGCGAGCGGGCAGGGTGGGGCGCGTTCGTCCGGCTGTTGCTCACGCCCGAGCTGTGGGTCGCCGCGCAGATCCGCAAGCGCGCGGTGACGATGGCCTGGACGCCCGGGCTCACGCTCGACTATGCACGCGCGCTCAGCATGCTCGCCGATCCGCGGCCGTTCGCGTGGTGGAAGGTCGCGCGCTCGGCCGTGACGGCGATCATCGCGTCGCGCCGGGCGTGGCGTGAGCAGGACAGCGCGGCGTTGTCACCGGGTGGATCGGAAGCCGCGTCGGCGAAATGA
- a CDS encoding ATP-binding protein, which translates to MIRRTPSHPNAPPLSTLRYVKWRWLHFRRAWTDTRADRIPSWSRLYVRTYLHLLGLVLLTALVPALALGVVLSPEVVWHAFDALPGDIWIVLAFIFAAPALAAYRWMRPVWSDLVMVRERAIDFTGGRFNTRARESHSVIIGPLARTLNALAMRMERLIAAQRDLTNGISHELRTPLARVRFALEMLREPGSAAEYHGALESIAQDVTELEELIDMSLTYARLEYSSLQSNIELTAPVAWFEHQVSDAQLLYPERAIESRIAIASDLRVKMDRRLMSYAMRNLLRNASKYANAQIVVGISIEHGNIAIFVEDDGPGVPEDERERIFDAFVRLDRRTGGYGLGLAITRQVLHAHNGRIAVVDPVELGGARFEISWPI; encoded by the coding sequence ATGATCCGACGCACGCCTTCGCACCCCAACGCACCGCCGCTCTCGACGCTGCGCTATGTCAAATGGCGCTGGCTGCACTTCCGCCGCGCGTGGACCGACACGCGCGCCGACCGCATTCCGAGCTGGTCGCGCCTGTACGTGCGCACCTACCTGCATCTGCTGGGCCTCGTGCTGCTGACCGCGCTCGTGCCGGCGCTTGCGCTGGGCGTCGTGTTGTCGCCGGAAGTCGTGTGGCACGCGTTCGACGCGCTGCCGGGCGACATCTGGATCGTGCTCGCGTTCATATTCGCCGCGCCCGCGCTTGCCGCGTACCGGTGGATGCGGCCGGTCTGGTCGGATCTGGTGATGGTGCGCGAGCGTGCGATCGACTTCACCGGCGGGCGCTTCAACACGCGCGCGCGGGAGTCGCACAGCGTGATCATCGGCCCGCTCGCGCGCACGCTCAATGCGCTCGCGATGCGCATGGAACGGCTGATCGCCGCGCAGCGCGATCTGACGAACGGGATCTCGCACGAGCTGCGCACGCCGCTCGCGCGCGTGCGCTTCGCGCTCGAGATGCTGCGCGAACCGGGCTCCGCCGCCGAATATCACGGTGCGCTGGAGAGCATCGCGCAGGACGTGACCGAGCTCGAGGAACTGATCGACATGAGCCTCACGTATGCGCGGCTCGAATACAGCTCGCTGCAGTCGAATATCGAGCTGACCGCGCCGGTCGCGTGGTTCGAGCACCAGGTCAGCGATGCGCAGCTGCTGTATCCGGAGCGCGCGATCGAGTCGCGCATCGCGATCGCGTCGGACCTGCGCGTGAAGATGGACCGGCGGCTGATGTCGTATGCAATGCGCAACCTGCTGCGCAATGCGAGCAAGTATGCGAACGCGCAGATCGTGGTCGGCATCTCGATCGAGCACGGCAACATCGCGATCTTCGTCGAGGACGACGGCCCCGGCGTGCCGGAAGACGAACGCGAGCGGATCTTCGACGCGTTCGTCCGCCTCGACCGCCGCACCGGCGGCTACGGGCTCGGCCTCGCGATCACGCGGCAGGTGCTGCACGCGCACAACGGCCGGATCGCGGTCGTCGATCCGGTCGAACTCGGCGGCGCGCGCTTCGAGATCAGCTGGCCGATCTGA
- a CDS encoding response regulator, translating to MSFRILLVEDDTRLSTLIAGYLRKNDYEVDTVLHGDAAVPAILSMRPDLVILDVNLPGKDGFEICREARKEYDGVIIMVTARDEPFDELLGLEFGADDYVHKPVEPRILLARIKAQLRRAPARAAQGPAAQPERYTFGQFSIDRTDRSVVLPGGGSPDLTSAEFDLLWVLVCHAGEVVSRDDLMLQLRGVEFDGLDRTIDGRISKLRRKLLDDAGNPQRIKTIRSKGYQFSKHAWE from the coding sequence ATGTCTTTTCGCATCCTGCTCGTCGAAGACGACACCCGCCTGTCCACGCTGATCGCCGGCTACCTGCGCAAGAACGACTACGAAGTCGACACTGTGCTGCATGGTGACGCCGCCGTGCCGGCGATCCTGTCCATGCGCCCGGATCTCGTCATTCTCGACGTGAACCTGCCGGGCAAGGACGGCTTCGAGATCTGCCGCGAAGCGCGCAAGGAGTACGACGGCGTGATCATCATGGTGACGGCGCGCGACGAGCCGTTCGACGAACTGCTCGGCCTCGAATTCGGCGCCGACGACTACGTGCACAAGCCGGTCGAGCCGCGCATCCTGCTCGCGCGGATCAAGGCGCAGTTGCGCCGCGCCCCCGCGCGCGCGGCCCAGGGCCCCGCGGCGCAGCCGGAGCGCTACACGTTCGGCCAGTTCTCGATCGACCGCACCGACCGCTCGGTCGTGCTGCCCGGCGGCGGCTCGCCCGACCTCACGTCGGCGGAGTTCGACCTGCTGTGGGTGCTGGTGTGCCATGCGGGAGAGGTCGTCAGCCGCGACGACCTGATGCTGCAGCTGCGCGGTGTCGAGTTCGACGGCCTCGACCGCACGATCGACGGGCGCATCTCGAAGCTGCGCCGCAAGCTGCTTGACGATGCGGGCAACCCGCAGCGGATCAAGACGATCCGCAGCAAGGGTTACCAGTTCAGCAAGCATGCGTGGGAATGA
- a CDS encoding YdcF family protein, whose product MKQRFKRGCMARIGRVLAAFACLWIVAAVVLVGAGMRMPSEPADVAVIFGNALDDRGAPKPVLAARLDVGVRCYREGQCPAFLVSGAIDGPGLNEATAMRDYLVARGVPAERIAVDDQGDNTLATAQHTRAYLQAHRLSRVLIISQYYHLARARLAFERVGIAGANISAAYPHHFQLRDIYSSWREVPAYAIYVLRLWLNPDARPVSFRPMLYLMSLFS is encoded by the coding sequence TTGAAGCAGCGATTCAAGCGGGGCTGCATGGCCCGGATCGGCCGTGTGCTGGCAGCGTTCGCGTGCCTGTGGATCGTCGCGGCGGTCGTGCTCGTCGGCGCGGGGATGCGGATGCCGAGCGAGCCGGCCGATGTCGCGGTGATCTTCGGCAATGCGCTGGATGACCGCGGCGCGCCGAAACCCGTGCTGGCCGCGCGGCTCGACGTCGGCGTGCGCTGCTATCGCGAAGGGCAATGCCCGGCGTTCCTCGTCAGCGGCGCGATCGACGGCCCCGGGCTGAACGAGGCGACCGCGATGCGTGACTATCTGGTCGCGCGCGGCGTGCCGGCCGAGCGGATCGCCGTCGACGACCAGGGCGACAACACGCTCGCAACCGCGCAGCACACGCGGGCGTACCTGCAAGCGCACCGGCTTTCGCGCGTGCTGATCATCAGTCAGTACTACCACCTCGCGCGGGCGCGCCTCGCGTTCGAGCGGGTCGGCATCGCCGGCGCGAACATCTCCGCCGCGTATCCGCATCACTTCCAGTTGCGCGATATCTATTCGAGCTGGCGGGAAGTGCCGGCGTATGCGATCTATGTGCTGCGTCTATGGCTCAATCCCGACGCACGCCCCGTGTCGTTCCGGCCGATGCTTTATCTGATGAGCCTGTTTTCGTAA
- a CDS encoding rod shape-determining protein, which produces MSTPLFGKLFAQPVAIDPGTASTRIYTHERGVVLNQPSVVCFRKGGASDARPTLEAVGELAKALLGREPGHLEAVRPMRHGVIADAHAAVQMIRRFIDMSRTRSRFSRRVEVTLCVPSDATAVERRAIREAAFAAGVSEVELIEEALAAGLGAGLPVTEPVGSMVIDIGAGTTEVAVIALGGIVYRESIRVGGNQFDAAIINYVRNVYGVLLGEQTAERVKNTIGSATRAVPRASTRAIGRGIEDGLPRSIELSNHDVADALAAPLKQVIGAVKSVLENAPAELVTDIAHRGVVLTGGGALLADLERLLRDETGLVARIADDPATCAVRGAGEAMGRLAMCPVD; this is translated from the coding sequence ATGTCGACACCGCTGTTCGGAAAGTTGTTTGCGCAACCCGTTGCGATCGACCCTGGAACGGCGAGTACGCGGATTTATACGCATGAGCGTGGCGTGGTGCTGAACCAGCCGTCGGTCGTCTGCTTCCGCAAGGGCGGGGCGTCCGACGCGCGGCCGACCCTCGAGGCCGTCGGCGAGCTCGCGAAGGCGCTGCTCGGCCGCGAGCCAGGGCATCTGGAGGCCGTGCGGCCGATGCGGCACGGCGTGATCGCCGATGCGCACGCCGCCGTCCAGATGATCCGCCGCTTCATCGACATGTCGCGCACGCGTTCGCGCTTCAGCCGCCGTGTCGAGGTCACGCTGTGCGTGCCGTCGGATGCGACGGCGGTCGAGCGCCGCGCGATCCGCGAGGCCGCGTTCGCGGCCGGTGTGTCGGAGGTCGAACTGATCGAGGAAGCGCTCGCGGCCGGGCTCGGCGCGGGGTTGCCGGTGACCGAGCCGGTCGGCTCGATGGTCATCGACATCGGCGCGGGGACGACCGAAGTCGCGGTGATCGCGCTCGGCGGCATCGTCTACCGCGAGTCGATCCGCGTCGGCGGCAACCAGTTCGACGCGGCGATCATCAACTACGTGCGCAACGTGTACGGCGTGCTGCTCGGCGAGCAGACGGCCGAGCGCGTGAAGAACACGATCGGCTCGGCCACCCGCGCCGTGCCGCGCGCGTCGACCCGCGCGATCGGGCGCGGCATCGAGGACGGCCTGCCGCGCTCGATCGAGCTGTCCAACCACGACGTGGCGGACGCGCTGGCCGCGCCGCTCAAGCAGGTGATCGGCGCGGTGAAGTCGGTGCTGGAAAACGCGCCGGCCGAACTCGTGACCGACATCGCGCATCGCGGCGTGGTGCTGACGGGCGGCGGCGCGCTGCTCGCGGATCTCGAGCGCCTGCTGCGCGACGAGACCGGCCTGGTCGCCCGGATCGCCGATGATCCTGCCACCTGCGCGGTGCGTGGCGCGGGCGAGGCGATGGGGCGGCTTGCGATGTGCCCGGTGGATTGA
- a CDS encoding ribonuclease T2 translates to MLKTLARAAAALAVASASLHATAQTSYDYLLLAASWEPGFCASHDTPECTNLAGTYAATSLSLHGLWPNRYDGNQPFYCGVPQSDIDLDNAHQWCSMDAYPVSTATRNTLSTYMPGVASCLDKHEWFKHGTCSNSATPDTYWNEATGMISRLGNTSFNTFLQANAGKVVTRNQLLSAFEGAFGSNTRSAVSLKCTKTNGVSYFTEAWIAVKTTATSQFPSAASLVTDGNTQGTCPTSGVYIAK, encoded by the coding sequence ATGCTCAAGACGCTCGCCCGCGCCGCGGCCGCACTCGCCGTCGCATCCGCCTCGCTGCACGCAACCGCGCAGACCAGTTACGACTACCTGTTGCTCGCGGCTTCGTGGGAGCCCGGCTTCTGCGCGTCGCACGATACGCCGGAGTGTACGAACCTCGCCGGCACGTATGCGGCGACGAGCCTGTCGCTGCATGGCCTGTGGCCGAACCGGTATGACGGCAACCAGCCGTTCTACTGCGGCGTGCCGCAGAGCGACATCGATCTCGACAATGCGCACCAGTGGTGCAGCATGGATGCGTATCCGGTGAGCACCGCGACCCGCAACACGCTGTCGACCTACATGCCGGGCGTGGCGTCGTGCCTCGACAAGCACGAATGGTTCAAGCACGGCACCTGCTCGAATTCGGCCACGCCGGACACTTACTGGAACGAGGCGACCGGCATGATCAGCCGGCTCGGCAACACGTCGTTCAACACGTTCCTGCAGGCGAACGCGGGCAAGGTGGTGACGCGCAATCAGTTGCTGTCCGCGTTCGAGGGCGCGTTCGGCAGCAACACGCGCAGCGCGGTGTCGCTGAAGTGCACGAAGACCAACGGCGTCAGCTATTTCACGGAAGCGTGGATCGCGGTCAAGACGACCGCGACTTCGCAGTTTCCGAGCGCGGCATCGCTCGTGACGGACGGCAATACGCAGGGCACGTGCCCGACGTCGGGCGTGTATATCGCGAAGTAA
- a CDS encoding patatin-like phospholipase family protein, producing the protein MTATATLRWLGVRQIGATLVALWCSTVAAQALPAADTATRTAPVATAAAPAAPAAPTCNADGGPAGRPPVGLVLSGGGARGYAHLGVLKVLEENRIPIDCIAGTSMGAVVGGLYASGMAADEMQQRLSEVNLADIAFDVTDRADLPQTSREDERLYINSLTLGFGKKGVKAPVGLVQGNRLQALLANWTAAVPTNQPFDQLPIPYRAVATDLQTGQMVVLDHGSLPLAIRASMAMPGLFAPAEINGRALVDGGLVSNLPVDTARRMGAKVVIAVDIGSPLRPLDALASPADVMQQMVGILIRQNVTSQRQQLAAQDVLLTPDLGALAFTDFQNAKQAIAAGAAAATAALPRLKRFALTPEQYAAYRSAHAQPLPPPIRITRIEIKTSGGIPKRVVSDALHVKPGDTYDPATVSQDLLGLTTGGNFESVTQQIVSHGDENVLVVDAREKYWGPNFLLFGVGMSSSSTDEGGFRLHVGYRRPWLTESGLEFRADTTIGSDLLSGRVELRQPLPAAYGFYISPYAEYQRRYVNLYDDSGEVKLNQYLMQTARTGIDFGLPIGRLGDLRMGIGYATGHGSPNYNLPFSQDDGSSSLIWPSFTSQALTARARLVIDQLDDPMFPRRGYYSEFRVERSLWSHNSQSAANLADTSNTPYTEIYGKAMIAQQFGRHSVSATIEGGKSIGGTNLINAFNFTLGGFQHLAAYAADQLTGNELAYANVTYMNQLATFNASPIKALSVGASAEVGNVWSSGVQVGGGALKQSYTFFTSLSTAFGPLYMGVALAPGGRRNIYLQLGRTY; encoded by the coding sequence ATGACAGCGACCGCTACTCTCCGCTGGCTCGGGGTGCGCCAGATCGGCGCAACGCTCGTTGCGCTCTGGTGCAGCACCGTTGCCGCGCAGGCCTTGCCGGCCGCCGACACCGCCACCCGCACCGCGCCGGTGGCCACTGCCGCCGCACCGGCCGCCCCCGCCGCGCCGACCTGCAACGCCGACGGCGGCCCGGCGGGCCGGCCGCCGGTCGGCCTCGTGCTGTCCGGCGGCGGCGCGCGCGGCTACGCGCACCTCGGCGTGCTGAAGGTGCTCGAGGAGAACCGCATCCCGATCGACTGCATCGCCGGCACCAGCATGGGCGCCGTGGTCGGCGGCCTGTATGCGAGCGGCATGGCCGCCGACGAGATGCAACAGCGGCTGTCCGAGGTGAACCTGGCCGACATCGCCTTCGACGTGACCGACCGCGCGGACCTGCCGCAAACCAGCCGCGAGGACGAGCGCCTGTACATCAACAGCCTGACGCTCGGCTTCGGCAAGAAAGGCGTGAAGGCGCCGGTCGGCCTCGTCCAGGGCAACCGGCTGCAGGCGCTGCTCGCGAACTGGACGGCCGCCGTGCCGACCAACCAGCCGTTCGACCAGCTCCCGATCCCGTATCGCGCGGTCGCGACCGACCTGCAGACGGGCCAGATGGTCGTGCTCGACCACGGGTCGCTGCCGCTCGCGATCCGCGCGAGCATGGCGATGCCCGGCCTGTTCGCGCCGGCCGAGATCAACGGCCGCGCGCTCGTCGACGGCGGGCTCGTCAGCAACCTGCCGGTCGACACCGCGCGGCGCATGGGCGCGAAGGTCGTGATCGCCGTCGACATCGGCTCGCCGCTGCGCCCGCTCGACGCGCTCGCGTCGCCGGCCGACGTGATGCAGCAGATGGTCGGCATCCTGATCCGCCAGAACGTGACGTCGCAGCGCCAGCAGCTCGCCGCACAGGACGTGCTGCTCACGCCCGACCTCGGCGCGCTCGCGTTCACCGATTTCCAGAACGCGAAGCAGGCGATCGCCGCCGGCGCGGCCGCCGCGACCGCGGCGCTGCCGCGGCTCAAGCGCTTCGCGCTCACGCCGGAACAGTACGCGGCCTACCGGTCCGCCCATGCGCAGCCGCTGCCGCCGCCGATCCGCATCACGCGCATCGAGATCAAGACGAGCGGCGGCATCCCCAAGCGGGTCGTCAGCGACGCGCTGCACGTCAAACCGGGCGACACCTACGATCCGGCGACCGTCAGCCAGGACCTGCTCGGGCTGACGACCGGCGGCAATTTCGAGAGCGTGACGCAGCAGATCGTGAGCCACGGCGACGAGAACGTGCTCGTGGTCGATGCGCGCGAGAAATACTGGGGGCCGAATTTCCTGCTGTTCGGCGTCGGGATGTCGAGCAGTTCGACCGACGAAGGCGGCTTCCGCCTGCACGTCGGCTACCGGCGGCCGTGGCTCACCGAATCGGGGCTCGAATTCCGCGCGGATACGACGATCGGCAGCGACCTGCTGTCGGGGCGCGTCGAATTGCGCCAGCCATTGCCGGCCGCGTACGGTTTCTATATTTCGCCCTATGCGGAATATCAGCGTCGCTACGTGAACCTGTACGACGACAGCGGCGAGGTCAAACTGAACCAGTATCTGATGCAGACGGCACGCACCGGGATCGACTTCGGGCTGCCGATCGGCCGGCTCGGCGACCTCCGGATGGGCATCGGCTACGCGACCGGGCACGGCTCGCCGAACTACAACCTGCCGTTCTCGCAGGATGACGGCAGCTCGAGCCTGATCTGGCCGAGCTTCACGTCGCAGGCGCTGACCGCGCGCGCGCGGCTCGTCATCGATCAGCTCGACGATCCGATGTTCCCGCGCCGCGGCTACTACAGCGAATTCCGCGTCGAACGCTCGCTGTGGTCGCACAACAGCCAGTCCGCGGCGAACCTCGCCGATACGTCGAACACGCCTTACACCGAGATCTACGGCAAGGCGATGATCGCGCAGCAGTTCGGCCGGCACAGTGTCAGCGCCACGATCGAGGGCGGCAAGAGCATCGGCGGGACCAACCTGATCAACGCGTTCAACTTCACGCTCGGCGGCTTCCAGCATCTGGCCGCGTATGCGGCCGACCAGTTGACCGGCAACGAACTCGCGTACGCGAACGTGACTTACATGAACCAGCTGGCGACGTTCAACGCGTCGCCGATCAAGGCGCTGTCGGTGGGCGCCAGCGCGGAAGTCGGCAACGTGTGGTCGAGCGGCGTGCAGGTGGGCGGCGGCGCGCTCAAGCAGAGCTATACGTTCTTCACGAGCCTGTCGACCGCGTTCGGTCCGCTGTACATGGGTGTCGCGCTCGCGCCGGGCGGGCGGCGCAACATCTATCTGCAGCTCGGCCGCACGTATTGA
- a CDS encoding glutaminase gives MNYQPILQRIHTELAPWIGQGRVADYIPELAKVPADKFGMAVVTLDGNVYTIGNAHERFSIQSISKLFACTLAFQLLGDALWERVGREPSGTAFNSLVQLESERGKPRNPFINAGALVVTDVLCRRFVRAETALVEFVRRLIGNNDVDYDSRVALSELQHAERNRAMAHFMSSFGNMQMPPETVVDAYCRQCAITMNCVELAQAALFLANGGVAPVTGERILDASSAKRLSALMLTCGTYDAAGDFVYRVGLPAKSGVGGGIVAVLPGEMAVCVWAPGLDANGNSLAGTLALEWLTTYSGRSIF, from the coding sequence ATGAACTACCAGCCGATCCTCCAACGCATCCATACCGAACTCGCCCCCTGGATCGGGCAAGGGCGCGTCGCCGACTACATTCCCGAGCTCGCGAAGGTGCCGGCCGACAAGTTCGGGATGGCCGTCGTGACGCTCGACGGAAACGTTTACACCATCGGCAACGCGCACGAACGCTTCTCGATCCAGAGCATCTCGAAGCTGTTCGCGTGCACGCTTGCGTTCCAGCTGCTCGGCGACGCGCTGTGGGAACGGGTCGGCCGCGAGCCGTCCGGCACCGCGTTCAATTCGCTCGTCCAGCTCGAGAGCGAGCGTGGCAAGCCGCGCAATCCGTTCATCAATGCGGGCGCGCTGGTCGTCACCGACGTGCTGTGCCGCCGCTTCGTGCGCGCCGAGACGGCGCTCGTTGAATTCGTCCGACGGCTGATCGGCAACAACGATGTCGATTACGATTCGCGCGTCGCGCTGTCGGAGTTACAACACGCAGAACGCAACCGTGCGATGGCGCATTTCATGTCGAGCTTCGGGAATATGCAGATGCCGCCGGAAACGGTGGTCGACGCGTACTGCCGCCAGTGCGCGATCACGATGAACTGCGTGGAGCTCGCGCAAGCCGCGCTGTTTCTCGCGAACGGCGGCGTCGCGCCCGTCACCGGCGAGCGGATCCTCGATGCCAGTTCGGCGAAGCGGCTGTCGGCGCTGATGCTGACCTGCGGCACCTACGATGCGGCAGGGGACTTCGTGTATCGCGTGGGGCTGCCCGCGAAAAGCGGCGTGGGCGGCGGGATCGTCGCGGTGCTGCCGGGCGAAATGGCCGTGTGCGTGTGGGCGCCGGGGCTCGACGCGAACGGGAACTCGTTGGCGGGAACGCTGGCGCTGGAGTGGTTGACGACGTATTCGGGGCGGTCGATTTTTTGA
- a CDS encoding isochorismatase family cysteine hydrolase, whose translation MQPEHASDRAATDHAGTDTHTHAPIPPIVPAQTAVVVMHYQTDILGLFPSVAPTLLANTRKLCDAARAGGVHVCFANLRFSPGYLEVSPRNKNGQGIKQLGLFVDDGPCPELGRLDSEPLIAAHRASVFFGTDLQAQLVAQGIDTLILVGIASTGVVLSSVAHASDADFRLYTVKDCCYDPDQVVHEHLFATAFETRTTVLSLDDALHLLA comes from the coding sequence ATGCAACCGGAACACGCTTCAGATCGCGCAGCCACCGACCACGCAGGCACGGACACCCACACGCACGCACCGATTCCGCCGATCGTGCCGGCGCAAACCGCGGTGGTCGTCATGCATTACCAGACCGACATCCTCGGGCTCTTTCCGTCGGTCGCGCCCACCCTGCTCGCCAACACGCGCAAGCTGTGCGATGCGGCGCGGGCCGGCGGCGTCCACGTTTGCTTCGCCAATCTCCGTTTCAGCCCCGGCTATCTGGAAGTCAGTCCGCGCAACAAGAACGGCCAGGGTATCAAGCAGCTCGGCCTGTTCGTCGACGATGGCCCGTGCCCGGAGCTTGGCCGGCTGGACAGCGAGCCGCTGATCGCCGCGCATCGTGCGAGCGTGTTCTTCGGCACCGACCTGCAGGCGCAACTCGTCGCGCAGGGTATCGATACGCTGATCCTCGTCGGGATTGCGTCGACCGGCGTCGTGCTGTCGTCGGTTGCGCACGCAAGCGATGCGGATTTCCGGTTGTATACGGTGAAGGACTGCTGCTACGACCCGGATCAGGTCGTGCACGAGCATCTGTTCGCGACGGCGTTCGAGACGCGCACCACGGTGCTGTCGCTCGACGATGCGTTGCACTTGCTCGCGTAG